In Natronomonas salsuginis, the sequence AGGTGAACCGCTGGCTGTGCCAACCAGCCGTTATCCCTATCACCGCCATCACAGGCGAGACTCGGGAGTACCTTTTGTCGAATATTCTCCGCACCGTTCACGTCCGCGTTCGCAACCGTATCACACTCCTCGCACACATACAACCCGCGTTCGACACGTTGGTTGTCATCGGTGTGGCCGCACGCTGAACACGACTTCGACGTATCGCGTTCCGACACCAACTCCACGTCGATGCCTTCGGCTTCCGCTTTGTAGTCGAGGAGCGTCGTGAAGCGGTCGAACGCCCACCCGTGCAAGTCCAGATTCCCGTGGTCGCCCCAATTCCGAGAGTCACCGTCCTTGTCGTCCTCACGGATGCCGCCGAGGTCGCCCACGACAAGCGTCCCGACACCTCGTTCGACACACTCCTCAACGATTGCTTTCGAGAGCGCGTGCAAGAAGTGCGTCCGACGACCCGTTCGCTTCCGGTCAAGACGAGTGGCTTCACGAGACGAGGAATCATCGCACTTGGCTTTCTTCCTCGTGAAGTAGTAGTCGTCCTCTTTGAGTGCGCCACCCGGATACAACACCGATTCACCGCCGAACGAGACGGCGGCGACGTTGCAAATCCCGAGATCAACACCAGCCACATCGTCGCCCGGCGGTTCCGGGTCGATAGTGGTTCGACAGACGAATTGTAACCGCCACTCGTCTCGCTTGTAGACGGCCCGAACCTGTTGAATGTCCCACACGGTCAGGTCAACATCCGGGCGAGTCTGGTACTCGCACAGGATGAAGTCTGAACGATGTTCTTTGAGGTTACGGCCTC encodes:
- a CDS encoding RNA-guided endonuclease TnpB family protein yields the protein GRNLKEHRSDFILCEYQTRPDVDLTVWDIQQVRAVYKRDEWRLQFVCRTTIDPEPPGDDVAGVDLGICNVAAVSFGGESVLYPGGALKEDDYYFTRKKAKCDDSSSREATRLDRKRTGRRTHFLHALSKAIVEECVERGVGTLVVGDLGGIREDDKDGDSRNWGDHGNLDLHGWAFDRFTTLLDYKAEAEGIDVELVSERDTSKSCSACGHTDDNQRVERGLYVCEECDTVANADVNGAENIRQKVLPSLACDGGDRDNGWLAQPAVHLFDRSEGCFAPREQVANREP